Within the Anguilla rostrata isolate EN2019 chromosome 6, ASM1855537v3, whole genome shotgun sequence genome, the region tgaCCTCTGCAGTTTGGACCTGGCTGGGTCTGGGGGGCGGTGTGGGTGCAGTTTGGACCGGGCGGTTCTGGGGGGCGGTGTGGGTGCAGTTCGGACCGGGCGGTTCTGAGGGGCGGTGTGGGTACAGTTTGGACCGGGCGGTTCTGGAGGGGCGGTGTGGGTACAGTTTGGACCGGGCGGTTCTGGAGGGGCGGTGTGGGGGCAGTTTGGACCGGGCGGTTCTGGAGGGGCGGTGTGGGGGCAGTTTGGACCCGGCAGCTCTTACCTTGGCGGGGGCCAGAGAAGAGGACCTCGGGTTCGAGCCAGACAGTACCGTCGCAGCGCATGACAGCGGTTGCCGTGGTGTAGGGCAGCGATATCAGGTTCttcccctgctcctcctgcagaaccagaaccagaacaagAACCAGCGACAGGGAGGCAGGTGAGAATGGTCCTCAGAACACCTGAGCTTCAGCGCtggcagaggggcggggctcagcacagggggtggggttcagtacaagggggaggggctcagtATAGGGGAGTGGGGCTCAGcactgggggggcggggattgGGGTAGAGGGGTGGGGCTCAGTAAAGGGAGGTGGGGCTCAGTACAGGAAGGTGGGGCTCAgtacaggggggcggggctcagtacAGGAAGGCAGGGCTCAGTacagggaggcggggctcagTACAGGAAGGCAGGGCTCAGTacagggaggcggggctcagcacagggaggcggggctcagtacaggggggcggggctcagtacAGGAAGGCAGGGCTCAGCacagggaggcggggctcagcacaggggggcggggctcagtacAGGAAGGCAGGGCTCAGCacagggaggcggggctcagtacagggaggcggggctcaacacagggaggcggggctcagcacaggggggtggggctcagcacaggggggtggggctcagcacagaggggcggggctcagtacAGGGAGTCTGGGGCTCAGTacagggaggcggggcttacCCGGTGCACATCCATGGGGAGCACATATCTCCGCACCTCCGGCTGTGGAGCCATCATGGCTGCCTTCTTTACCTCCTCCCAGTTCTCCCGCAAGTTTGCCAGGTACAGGTAGTTATACACAAACTCAAACCTGCCACACAGGTACAGGTAGTTATACACAAACTCAAACCTGCCACACAGGTGTAAAGGTAGTTATACACAAACTCAAACCTGAATGGGACAGGTGCAGATGGTGCAGAGTTTAGTGAATGGGACAGGTGCAGGTGGTGCAGAGTTTAGTGAATGGTACAGGTATAGGTAACGGGACAGGTGCAGGTGGGGCCTACCCTTTCCACGTGCACAGGTCGACCACGACAAAGCCTTGGTCCTCATAGCAGTTGATGTGGTGGAAGAGGTTCATGGCCGAGGCTCGGAACTTCACATCCACGTATTCATTGGGCTTCCGGGTGGCCAGGTGGAACCAGGTCTACGAGGCGAGCAGGCAAAGCTTTTAATCGGCTCGGTCTCCTTCAGTTTCACTCAGAGGCGTTTTTACAGCGACACCATCACAGCGACGCTTTACACAGGAACCGGCAACAAACACAGCCTccctcatgcacactcacacacacagcctccctcatgcacactcacacacacagcctccctcatgcacactcacacacacagcctccctcatgcacactcacacacacagcctccctcatgcacactcacacacacagcctccctcatgcacactcacacacacagcctccctcatgcacactcacacacacagcctccctcatgcacactcacacacacagcctccctcatgcacactcacacacacagcctccctcatgcacactcacagtctcacgcatacacacacacacacactcacagtctcacacacacacacacacagcctccctcatgcacactcacagtctcacacacacacacacacacagcctccctcatgcacactcacagtctcacacacacacacacacactgtctcacacacacacacacacacacacactcactgtcacacacacacacacactcacagtctcacacacacacacacacacactcactgtctcacacacacacacacacacactcactgtctcacacacagtctctcacacacacacacacactgtctcactcacagtctcacacacacacacactcactgtctcacgcatacacacacacacacacacacactcacagtctcacacacacacacacacacactcacagtctcacacacacacacacacactcagtctcacacacacacacacactgtctcactcacagtctcacacacacacacactcacagtctcacacacacacacacacacactcacagtctcacacacacacacacacacacactcagtctacacacacaacacacaccacacacacacacacacactgtctcactcacagtctcacacacacacacacacactgtctcactcacagtctcacacacactcactgtcacacacacacacacactcacacacacgcactcactgtcacacacacacacacacacccacacacactctctcacacacacacacacacacgcacacacacagtctcacacttACTCCCATAGTCTCGTTGGACTCAAAGCAGTCCATGTAGTTGGAGCCTCGGATGCTCCAGGCGCTCAGGAACTTGAGCAGGTTGATCTTGACGGGTGTTTCCACAAAGATGAAGTAGTTTGGAGAAATTCCAAAactagagggagagagcgatgaAGGACAGGTCAGTACGGCAGGTGAAGGACAGGTCAGTATGGCAGGTGAAGCACAGGTCAGTATGGCAGGTGAAGCACAGGTCAGTACGGCAGGTGAAGGACAGGTCAGTATGGCAGGTGAAGCACAGGTCAGTACGGCAGGTGAAGGACAGGTCAGTATGGCAGGTGAAGCACAGGTCAGTACGGCAGGTGAAGGACAGGTCAGTATGGCAGGTGAAGTACAGGTCAGTACGGCAGGTGAAGCACAGGTCAGTACAGCAGGTGAAGGACAGGTCAGTACGGCAGGTGAAGCACAGGTCAGTACGGCAGGTGAAGGACAGGTCAGTACTGCAATATAGACTTTGTAAGTTATGATTTCGCTTCAGGCCGAGACTGAAAGATAAAACATTGCCTTAAAGGAAGTTTTTCCACATAGGgtcaacagcaataataataatagtaatagtaataacaatacgAACCTGTGGACATACGATGGTTTGAATCGCTCACTGCTGGGGATCTGAACCACCACTTTGGATTTTTCAACAGAATCAGACTTATCTGGAGAAAAAGCAGTCTGTCAGTCTCTGCTCAGGTGTGACAGTCTGTCAGTCACTGCTCAGGTGTGACAGTCTGTCAGTCTCACTGCTCAGGTGTGACAGTCTGTCAGTCACTACTCAGGTGTGACAGTCTGTCAGTCACTGCTCAGGTGTGACAGTCTCAGTCACTGCTCAGGTGTGACAGTCTGTCAGTCTCTGCTCAGGTGTGACAGTCTGTCAGTCAATGCTCAGGTGTGACAGTCTGTCAGTCTCACTGCTCAGGTGTGACAGTCTGTCAGTCTCACTGCTCAGGTGTGACAGTCTGTCAGTCTCTGCTCAGGTGTGACAGTCTGTCAGTCAATGCTCAGGTGTGTAAAGGTGATGAATGTACAGATGTGATCTCAGTAcagttgtgtgcaggtgtgtaggtgtttagtgcaggtgtgtaggtaggtgtgtagatgcacaggtgtgtggggCAGGTGAGTGGGTGTAtagtgcaggtgtgcaggtgcgttTGGCGAACTGGCTGACCCTTCTGTTTGGGGGGCATGCTGACGATGTTGTAGGCCAGTGTCGCCCCTTTCCCGAAGCAGTTCCCGATGTTGTACACGGTGCCGTCCGCCTCGATGTGGGGGTGCGCTGTCACTCCGTTGATGTTCATGTAGTTGCACAGGTCCACCTGAGGGGGCAGGCGTGAGCACGGCTGCACTGGCCTTTGGAGCGGTGTTGACACCACGTCACTCGGACATAGACTCACCTTCTTCAGGGTCTCCAGTGTCTCGGGGTCGACCTTGGTGATGTAGTTGGTCTCTGTGCAGGCGTAGTAGTCTTCTCCGATGGGATACACGTTCACCAGGCAGTTATCCGTCACCTCCACCCCTTTAAAATAGGAGAAGAACCTATGGgaacacaagcgcacacacatgcacacacacacacacacgtgcgcacacaaatATCAGCCATTCTGCTTCAGAATGTTAATTCTTCTAAAAGCAAATTCCTGTTAACTGTAATTATGCAGAAGTCACAAAACATCAACAAAGAATCAGCTGTGGGATGtatcacacaggtgagagaggtgtgttaaaacagctctgtgtatcacacaggtgagagaggtgtgtttaACCAGAGTTCAGTGtatcacacaggtgagagaggtgtgtttaACCAGAGTTCAGTGtatcacacaggtgagagaggtgtgtttaACCAGAGTTCAGTGtatcacacaggtgagagaggtgtgtttaACCAGAGTTCAGTGtatcacacaggtgagagaggtgtgttAAAACATCTGTGtatcacacaggtgagagaggtgtgtttaACCAGAGTTCTGGGGACCTGACCTGGAGAAGATGTTCTTGCAGGGGTCTGGGTAGGCGAAAGTTCCAAACTCGGTGATGACGACGCGTTTCTCTGTCATCGCCCGCACGTACGCGTCCGTCCTCACAAACCTGAGCACAGCGAAACGAGCCATCGACACGCTAGACTGACCACTGCCTGCGCTGCAGCAGGCTGACGGCACGCTACAGCGTGTTAAACTAGCCATGCGCTGAACATTGCTCAACCAACAGCACGCTCAACTAGGCTACGCTAACATAACAGCATACTGAGCTACGCTAAATCAGCAGTGTGCTACCACAGTTAGAGGTTAATTAAATCCGGTTTTCAAATGGGTATTTAGTACATCAGCTGAGACTGAAAAAGCTAAGACGATTGCCAGATCAGTGATATTATCGGCATGCAAAGCCATTCTGAGCACACTATTATGACCACAGACAGCAAAATTAATCTCAAAGTTCTGGTGTCAAATCAGACAAACAAGGTTGAGGTGCTGATATGCTGATACTAGTAGTTTCGTTTTGGAGGGTAAAAAAGTccaatggaaaatgtaaattgCGAGGGATTATTTTAGAATTGTCCTGCGATACTCACTTGCGGTAGTAGGTGACTTGTCCGTTCTTGAAGTCGAACTTGTGCATGAGGGCCTGTCCGTCAAACAGGTGGTAAAAGGGCTCGTCCCCCACCTCGAACAGCCCGGGGCCCAGCCGGAGGAGGCTTCCCCTCAGCCACGAAGGCAACCGGCCTGGGTGCACAGGACAGGCACCTCGTTACCCTCCATCCCAAACACGGTGTttaccccacccctaccccaccctCCATCCCAAACACGGTGTttaccccaccccatcccctccTACCgtctaccccacccccatcccactcACACTGTctaccccacccctaccccactCTCACTGTt harbors:
- the LOC135257806 gene encoding retinal Mueller cells isomerohydrolase-like, whose protein sequence is MRWELRLPLRTSRLCACACCCHHDDTMVSRVEHPAGGYKKIFETCEELAEPIPAQVTGRLPSWLRGSLLRLGPGLFEVGDEPFYHLFDGQALMHKFDFKNGQVTYYRKFVRTDAYVRAMTEKRVVITEFGTFAYPDPCKNIFSRFFSYFKGVEVTDNCLVNVYPIGEDYYACTETNYITKVDPETLETLKKVDLCNYMNINGVTAHPHIEADGTVYNIGNCFGKGATLAYNIVSMPPKQKDKSDSVEKSKVVVQIPSSERFKPSYVHSFGISPNYFIFVETPVKINLLKFLSAWSIRGSNYMDCFESNETMGTWFHLATRKPNEYVDVKFRASAMNLFHHINCYEDQGFVVVDLCTWKGFEFVYNYLYLANLRENWEEVKKAAMMAPQPEVRRYVLPMDVHREEQGKNLISLPYTTATAVMRCDGTVWLEPEVLFSGPRQAFEFPQINYPRCSGKNYTYAYALGLNHFIPDRICKLNVRTKETWVWQEPDSYPSEPIFVQSPDGVDEDDGILLTIVVNPGAAQRPGYLLVLNAKDLSEIARAEVEAIMPVTFHGMYKP